Proteins co-encoded in one Arachis hypogaea cultivar Tifrunner chromosome 13, arahy.Tifrunner.gnm2.J5K5, whole genome shotgun sequence genomic window:
- the LOC140177525 gene encoding uncharacterized protein: MHRVGILHTKWLGAQFKKKVESNLRIKIRELQAKAHKKWNVTVTKSMAAKSKQEALSQIQGAFREPYRRINDYCAEILRANPGSSVSLKVIKSPDFAQETPQGGQLLTAIGRDPNDQILPIAYAVVEAETKDFWVWFLRHLADDLGADKIGKCTLMSDQQKGLLSALEEVIPGVDNRYCVRHLYNNFRKKFPGLELKNQMWRCAKEMKEKEMKTMRFKSEDAFRHLNSIPPRFWSRSRFSFYSKCDSLINNMSESFNAVIVEARGKPIVTMLEDIRVYIMTRWAANRVRIQVYQGNIMPTILKKLEKMVKHYRDWRPFWSAASKYEVMCGLDKFVVDLAACECSCRRWQMSGLPCPHAISCITFKGLDLESFVDDHYKKDAYLRCYQEVIHPLNGPDLWERSQYDDVMPPPYRKPSHWPVKKRKRGPGDDDNRSQTHLSRRGQTQRCSNCGALGHKKLGCTKHKKKVQPASQQAAKSPRRGTKVASSQPPGQTVQRGRLSKKSCSQPSPVTTHSNTATTQPSKPVTRPRKMASRPTDNSTQPKIQTKNVSGPAPPQSNPKAPSSQPLPQKSSAAASSTCKKPSHSQSIQKKRRFSVIQTGAPHIPMQKLKLMAKLPPSAWGNL; encoded by the exons ATGCACAGAGTTGGGATACTGCACACTAAGTGGCTTGGAGCCCAATTTAAAAAGAAGGTAGAGTCTAATCTGAGGATTAAAATAAGGGAGTTACAAGCAAAGGCACACAAGAAATGGAATGTTACTGTGACCAAGTCCATGGCAGCCAAGTCAAAGCAAGAGGCACTAAGTCAAATTCAGGGTGCATTTAGGGAGCCGTATAGAAGGATTAATGACTACTGTGCAGAGATTCTAAGGGCCAATCCAGGTTCATCTGTCAGCTTGAAAGTGATTAAGAGCCCAGACTTTGCCCAGGAG ACTCCTCAGGGTGGCCAGTTACTCACTGCAATAGGAAGAGATCCTAATGACCAGATCCTTCCTATTGCTTATGCGGTGGTTGAAGCTGAGACCAAGGATTTCTGGGTTTGGTTTCTGAGACACTTAGCTGATGATTTGGGTGCTGATAAAATTGGAAAGTGTACATTGATGTCGGATCAGCAGAAG GGCTTGTTATCAGCTCTTGAGGAAGTCATCCCTGGTGTGGACAACCGATACTGTGTGAGGCATCTGTATAACAACTTCAGGAAGAAATTTCCTGGATTAGAGCTGAAGAATCAAATGTGGAGATGTGCAAAGGAGATGAAGGAGAAGGAGATGAAGACAATGAGATTCAAGAGTGAGGATGCATTTCGGCACTTGAACAGCATTCCACCCAGGTTCTGGTCCCGTTCTCGCTTTTCATTTTATTCAAAGTGTGACTCCCTTATTAACAACATGAGTGAGAGTTTTAATGCTGTGATAGTTGAGGCTAGAGGAAAACCAATTGTCACTATGTTAGAAGACATTAGAGTGTATATTATGACTAGATGGGCTGCCAATAGAGTTAGGATTCAAGTTTACCAGGGTAACATTATGCCAACGATATTGAAGAAGCTAGAGAAAATGGTAAAGCATTATAGGGACTGGAGGCCATTTTGGTCAGCTGCTAGTAAGTATGAGGTGATGTGTGGGTTAGACAAATTTGTTGTAGATCTGGCTGCTTGTGAGTGTTCGTGTAGGAGGTGGCAGATGAGCGGGCTACCATGTCCTCATGCCATTAGCTGCATAACATTCAAAGGTTTGGACTTGGAGTCGTTTGTGGATGACCATTACAAGAAGGATGCTTACCTGAGGTGCTACCAGGAAGTTATACATCCTCTGAATGGGCCAGATCTGTGGGAGAGATCCCAATATGATGATGTCATGCCACCACCATATCGGAAGCCAAGTCACTGGCCAGTCAAGAAGAGGAAGCGGGGACCTGGGGATGATGATAACAGAAGCCAAACTCATCTCTCCCGTAGGGGCCAAACACAGAGGTGTTCTAACTGTGGTGCTCTAGGTCACAAGAAATTAGGTTGCACAAAGCATAAGAAGAAG GTCCAACCTGCATCTCAACAAGCTGCTAAGAGTCCAAGGAGAGGTACTAAGGTTGCAAGCTCACAACCCCCTGGCCAAACAGTGCAAAGAGGGAGACTTAGCAAGAAATCATGCTCTCAACCCAGCCCTGTAACAACTCATTCCAACACAGCAACTACTCAGCCCAGCAAACCAGTAACCAGGCCCAGGAAAATGGCATCTAGGCCCACTGATAATTCAACCCAGCCAAAGATTCAAACCAAAAATGTATCCGGGCCTGCACCACCTCAGTCCAACCCTAAAGCTCCTTCATCCCAACCTTTGCCTCAAAAGAGCAGTGCAGCAGCTTCCTCCACTTGCAAGAAGCCCTCACACAGTCAATCAATTCAGAAGAAGAGGCGTTTTTCTGTTATCCAGACTGGTGCACCTCATATCCCAATGCAGAAACTCAAGCTAATGGCAAAATTGCCTCCTAGTGCATGGGGCAATCTTTAA